A single Lolium perenne isolate Kyuss_39 chromosome 6, Kyuss_2.0, whole genome shotgun sequence DNA region contains:
- the LOC127308110 gene encoding uncharacterized protein has protein sequence MAAAGTDDAVAADIICSLRGADLAGWTPPWRNRAKDTDDAPPAAAPAELSWPALARGKRSRRRSPSASAASASAAKSARFSARSSPASPLDYSAGSVRSGASTSGGEDGAFCSPWHRRALTTAHTTTATTTKVGSIGRPQLTFQAPPPRPAGQRQRKKMRLPEVQQLVRSLAVENESLHEEMRALQRACSALSKENDKLETRIEQSNSQKETALKEQKGKQPLDQQPPHDSFALPDLNLPAQDNADSSSVHC, from the exons ATGGCCGCCGCGGGTACCGACGACGCGGTCGCCGCCGACATCATCTGCTCGCTGCGCGGGGCCGACCTGGCCGGCTGGACGCCGCCGTGGCGAAACCGCGCCAAGGACACCGACGACGCGCCACCGGCCGCGGCGCCCGCTGAGCTCTCCTGGCCGGCCCTGGCGCGCGGGAAGCGttcgcgccgccgctcgccgtcgGCGTCCGCGGCGTCGGCATCCGCCGCGAAGAGCGCCAGGTTCTCCGCCCGGTCCAGCCCGGCCTCGCCGCTCGACTACAGCGCCGGCTCCGTGCGCTCCGGCGCCTCCACcagcggcggcgaggacggcgcCTTCTGCTCGCCCTGGCACCGCCGCGCCCTCACCACCGCGCACACCACCACGGCGACGACCACGAAG GTGGGCTCCATCGGACGGCCACAGTTGACCTTCCAGGCCCCGCCGCCGCGGCCCGCCGGTCAGAGGCAACGCAAGAAAATG AGGCTGCCGGAGGTCCAGCAGCTGGTGCGGTCGCTCGCGGTGGAGAACGAGAGCCTCCACGAG GAGATGCGGGCGCTGCAGAGAGCTTGCTCCGCACTGTCAAAGGAAAATGACAAGCTTGAG ACAAGAATAGAGCAATCCAACTCACAGAAAGAAACCGCATTGAAGGAGCAGAAAGGGAAGCAACCGCTTGACCAGCAGCCCCCACACGACAGCTTCGCGCTACCAGATCTCAACCTTCCAGCACAGGACAATGCGGACAGCTCCTCAGTTCATTGCTGA